A stretch of Lacipirellulaceae bacterium DNA encodes these proteins:
- a CDS encoding sugar phosphate isomerase/epimerase family protein yields the protein MKSETWPLGVFTSVDAGFGVKLEVAAELGVPTMHLHAPSNLSDPVQAAQDFRAKSADFEIEPTVIFTEFGDESYESIPIVKETVGLVPESTREKRFEILKRTVVFAEELEVDAVGLHLGFVPHDSSDPAYGAILETLQDACTFAKTHQRNIHLETGQEPADVLLQFLKATDRANLFINFDPANMILYGCGEPLPALEQLAPFVRSVHCKDAISSGQPGVTWGEEKTLGEGDVGMLEYLQVLKKIGYEGPLTIEREISQEPERQKAEIGNAVKLLERLKQQLL from the coding sequence ATGAAGTCTGAAACATGGCCTCTTGGGGTGTTCACCAGCGTCGATGCCGGCTTTGGCGTGAAGCTGGAGGTCGCCGCCGAGCTTGGCGTGCCGACAATGCACTTGCATGCGCCTAGTAATCTGAGCGATCCCGTCCAAGCCGCCCAAGACTTTCGAGCAAAGTCTGCCGATTTCGAAATCGAGCCGACGGTCATCTTCACTGAGTTCGGCGACGAAAGCTACGAGAGCATTCCCATCGTCAAAGAGACGGTCGGATTGGTGCCTGAGTCAACCCGAGAGAAACGATTCGAAATCCTCAAGAGAACGGTTGTTTTCGCTGAGGAACTGGAAGTCGACGCCGTGGGACTCCACCTAGGATTCGTGCCGCACGACTCAAGCGACCCCGCCTACGGAGCCATCCTCGAGACGCTGCAAGACGCGTGCACTTTTGCAAAGACCCACCAGAGAAATATCCACCTAGAGACCGGCCAAGAACCCGCCGACGTTTTGCTGCAATTCCTGAAAGCAACCGACCGCGCGAACCTCTTCATCAACTTCGACCCCGCCAACATGATCCTCTACGGTTGTGGCGAACCTTTGCCGGCACTCGAACAACTTGCCCCCTTCGTCCGGAGCGTCCACTGCAAAGACGCGATCAGCAGCGGCCAACCCGGCGTGACTTGGGGTGAAGAGAAAACACTAGGCGAAGGCGACGTCGGGATGCTTGAGTACTTGCAGGTTTTGAAGAAAATTGGCTACGAAGGTCCACTCACAATCGAGCGAGAGATCTCTCAAGAACCCGAACGACAAAAAGCAGAGATCGGAAACGCTGTTAAGTTACTTGAGAGACTCAAGCAACAGCTACTGTAG
- a CDS encoding MFS transporter, translating into MAVKTRLSIMMFLQFFTWGAWFVTLFLCLDTAKLSDFTGRAYQSAPIAAIIAPLFLGLIADRLFSSQVVQGVLMLVGAGLMAAAAQAVTDGNGGLAVWLFIAYMLCYMPTLGLGNSIAFANVEDQNEFPAIRVWGTIGWIVAGLTVGGLGWSDSIKMLWLAAGASALFGIYSFTLPNTPPPAKGKPLNMDSLLMVDAFRLMKSVPFAVFIICSTLICIPLAYYYSYASGVLADIGFKQPASTMTIGQMSEIVFMLLVPFFFRRLGVKWMILVGMAAWVIRYVLFAYGAPNQAVWMILLAVALHGVCYDFFFVTGFMYTDQKAPPEVRVQAQSMLVFFTQGVGMYIGYAVAGWRLGETMTSRKELTDQFAENASGEKVDFFESFTQMFSVSIPEGVDSALLDKTLNQWKEFWLLPAGMAAVIFVIFLLSFWEKPSIDEKIAADQNADDALPAEVPA; encoded by the coding sequence ATGGCTGTTAAAACTCGCCTCTCGATAATGATGTTCCTCCAGTTTTTCACCTGGGGAGCATGGTTCGTCACGCTTTTCTTGTGTCTTGATACGGCAAAGCTTTCCGACTTCACGGGAAGGGCCTATCAGAGCGCACCGATCGCAGCAATTATCGCTCCGCTGTTCTTGGGGCTGATTGCCGACCGGCTGTTTTCCTCACAAGTTGTCCAAGGCGTGTTGATGCTAGTCGGTGCCGGGCTGATGGCCGCGGCGGCTCAAGCGGTGACGGACGGCAATGGCGGTCTCGCCGTGTGGCTGTTCATTGCCTACATGCTCTGCTACATGCCGACGCTTGGGCTGGGCAACTCGATCGCTTTCGCGAATGTCGAAGACCAAAACGAATTCCCCGCGATTCGCGTTTGGGGAACCATCGGCTGGATTGTCGCCGGACTGACCGTTGGTGGACTGGGTTGGTCGGATAGCATCAAAATGCTGTGGCTGGCGGCTGGCGCATCGGCGCTCTTCGGCATCTACAGTTTCACTCTACCGAATACACCACCACCGGCGAAGGGCAAGCCGCTGAACATGGATAGCCTGCTGATGGTCGATGCATTCAGGCTGATGAAAAGCGTACCGTTTGCTGTGTTCATCATCTGCTCAACGCTGATTTGTATTCCGCTGGCTTACTACTATTCGTATGCCTCTGGAGTACTCGCTGATATCGGTTTCAAACAACCTGCCTCAACGATGACGATCGGCCAGATGAGTGAGATTGTCTTCATGCTGCTGGTCCCGTTCTTTTTCCGACGGCTCGGTGTGAAGTGGATGATCCTCGTCGGTATGGCCGCTTGGGTGATTCGCTACGTCCTGTTCGCCTACGGCGCACCAAACCAAGCGGTCTGGATGATCCTGCTAGCCGTCGCGTTGCATGGCGTCTGCTACGATTTCTTCTTCGTCACCGGCTTCATGTACACCGATCAAAAAGCTCCTCCTGAAGTCCGCGTGCAGGCACAAAGCATGTTGGTCTTCTTCACTCAAGGCGTTGGGATGTATATCGGCTATGCGGTAGCCGGCTGGCGGCTTGGTGAAACCATGACCAGTCGCAAGGAACTCACCGATCAGTTTGCAGAGAATGCCTCGGGGGAGAAAGTCGATTTCTTCGAGTCTTTCACACAAATGTTTAGCGTTTCGATCCCCGAGGGCGTCGACTCCGCACTGCTGGACAAGACACTCAACCAATGGAAAGAATTCTGGCTGCTGCCCGCCGGGATGGCAGCAGTAATCTTCGTGATCTTTCTGCTAAGCTTCTGGGAGAAACCCTCGATCGACGAAAAAATCGCCGCCGACCAAAATGCCGATGATGCTCTGCCTGCTGAGGTGCCCGCATGA
- a CDS encoding glycoside hydrolase N-terminal domain-containing protein, with product MRLGSTARAALVTLIASALFLQESVIAEDAEPIVLTSNQPAKRWEDALISGNGRQGVMVHGNPLEETIVLNHEKLWVPAQPVKPDVPNMVEAMARARELAKQEKWSPAASTVFNEFGNGNAKMFPKEALIRPGPRFGLNYVHPALHLKFSIPKLGEITDYRRTLTLDTGEINVRWRDDRGDWQRSCFVSRPDNVIVTRLKRPTGAPLNLDVMFAARKGWDEKDIEAPTIEHRDDEMYLQTQYKHLHGLAEAEGYQVLARVITTGGTTSAGKDRIRIKDADEVLILARVEFLPVASQANRDKLRAELDASSTDYDELLASHAKVHGEMFRRVSYRIGGPNNKKHYGVGRTTEEIIAEAAQSGPTPAFLELIYAVGRYCLISSSGELPPTLMGLWGDTWKPMWWGHYTNDSNLNLAISYGSVGNLPEAMDSYFGWIETLYPDWERNASQLYGARGYMGAIAHGWRHGLAIAGWQGWTGAAGWLGAYFWQHYLFTGDEEFLANRVVPLLENVALFYEDFLDGMEGPDGKYLIYPSISPENSSPNTPGAPNATSEIAIIRESFSALIEAYRVLGIKEERIPELQAVLEKLPEYRINEDGAIAEWSYPGVADNYDHRHNSHLHAVYPGIDITPNTPQLYEAAKRAIEMRIGAGQGNKSAHGFMELGFFGSRLHEPSIVWSMLNDYARSGFLYSSYISSHNPNRRIYNLDSILSLPAILTEMCLISRPGELDLLPGISEEHLPRGELKGILARTGIVVDRLAWDLPAGRIDLELTSRLEQAVSLGSRLKISGIEGEGVHGEANGKWRVNLPAGKQVRLLVKLGG from the coding sequence ATGAGATTAGGTTCTACGGCTCGAGCCGCTTTGGTAACTCTCATTGCGTCAGCATTGTTTCTGCAAGAATCAGTGATTGCTGAGGATGCCGAGCCGATCGTCCTTACCAGTAACCAGCCCGCGAAGCGTTGGGAAGATGCGCTCATCAGCGGAAATGGTCGCCAAGGGGTGATGGTGCACGGCAATCCTCTGGAGGAGACGATCGTCCTCAATCATGAAAAGCTCTGGGTGCCCGCCCAACCGGTGAAGCCCGATGTGCCGAACATGGTAGAGGCGATGGCCCGGGCTCGTGAGCTAGCGAAACAAGAAAAGTGGAGCCCGGCAGCTTCGACGGTGTTTAATGAATTTGGCAACGGGAATGCAAAAATGTTTCCCAAGGAAGCACTGATTCGTCCCGGACCGCGGTTCGGATTGAACTATGTGCATCCGGCGCTTCATTTGAAGTTCTCCATCCCGAAGCTGGGAGAAATCACTGATTACCGTCGGACGCTCACACTCGACACGGGCGAAATCAATGTGCGGTGGCGGGATGATCGCGGCGATTGGCAGCGGAGTTGTTTCGTTTCGCGGCCTGATAACGTGATCGTGACTCGGTTGAAACGTCCGACAGGCGCTCCGCTGAACTTGGACGTGATGTTCGCGGCACGAAAAGGGTGGGACGAGAAAGATATTGAAGCTCCAACCATTGAGCATCGCGATGATGAAATGTACCTGCAAACTCAGTACAAGCACCTGCATGGGCTCGCCGAAGCGGAAGGCTACCAGGTTCTCGCTCGGGTTATCACGACAGGCGGAACGACATCCGCTGGCAAGGATCGCATCCGAATCAAGGATGCTGATGAAGTACTCATTCTCGCACGTGTTGAGTTTCTACCGGTCGCAAGCCAAGCGAACCGAGACAAATTGCGTGCTGAGTTAGACGCGTCTAGTACAGATTACGACGAACTTCTCGCAAGCCATGCGAAGGTTCACGGCGAGATGTTCCGCCGCGTGAGCTATCGAATTGGTGGCCCCAACAACAAGAAACACTATGGAGTAGGAAGAACGACCGAAGAGATTATTGCCGAGGCGGCTCAGAGTGGCCCAACACCAGCGTTTCTAGAGTTAATCTATGCGGTCGGTCGCTACTGCCTGATCTCTAGTAGTGGTGAACTGCCCCCGACGCTCATGGGGCTTTGGGGCGATACTTGGAAGCCGATGTGGTGGGGGCATTACACCAATGACTCGAACTTGAACCTGGCGATTTCCTACGGCAGCGTTGGAAATCTGCCCGAGGCGATGGACAGCTACTTCGGCTGGATCGAAACGCTCTATCCGGATTGGGAACGAAACGCCTCGCAATTGTACGGGGCACGCGGCTACATGGGAGCCATTGCCCACGGCTGGCGGCATGGCTTAGCTATTGCTGGTTGGCAAGGCTGGACGGGTGCCGCTGGATGGTTGGGTGCTTACTTCTGGCAACATTATCTGTTTACGGGGGATGAAGAGTTTCTTGCGAACCGTGTTGTGCCGCTACTGGAGAACGTCGCACTGTTCTACGAAGATTTTCTCGACGGCATGGAAGGACCCGACGGGAAGTATCTCATCTACCCAAGTATCTCGCCGGAGAACAGCTCGCCGAATACGCCCGGTGCTCCGAATGCAACCTCGGAAATTGCCATCATTCGCGAGAGTTTTTCCGCGTTGATCGAGGCTTACCGGGTGCTGGGGATCAAGGAGGAACGGATTCCCGAGCTGCAAGCGGTGCTTGAGAAACTACCGGAGTATCGCATCAATGAGGATGGTGCCATTGCCGAGTGGAGCTATCCGGGCGTTGCTGACAACTATGACCATCGCCACAACTCGCACCTGCACGCGGTCTATCCGGGGATCGACATTACGCCGAATACGCCCCAGCTCTACGAAGCTGCGAAGCGTGCGATTGAAATGCGGATCGGAGCAGGGCAGGGCAATAAGAGCGCGCATGGTTTCATGGAACTTGGCTTCTTCGGTTCGCGTCTGCACGAACCGTCCATCGTGTGGTCGATGCTCAACGATTATGCCAGGAGTGGTTTCCTCTACAGCAGCTACATCAGTTCACACAATCCGAATCGGAGGATCTACAATCTTGATTCGATCCTTTCGCTGCCGGCCATTCTTACGGAGATGTGCCTCATCTCTCGTCCGGGTGAGTTGGATTTACTGCCTGGGATTTCTGAGGAACATTTACCGCGGGGAGAACTGAAGGGCATCTTGGCCAGGACCGGCATCGTGGTTGATCGGCTGGCTTGGGATCTGCCAGCAGGCCGAATCGACCTTGAACTGACCAGTCGCCTTGAGCAAGCCGTATCCCTCGGCAGTCGCCTAAAGATTTCGGGAATTGAAGGTGAAGGCGTCCACGGGGAAGCCAATGGCAAGTGGAGGGTGAATTTGCCTGCAGGGAAACAGGTGCGACTCCTAGTAAAGCTAGGCGGTTAG
- a CDS encoding DUF1501 domain-containing protein, whose product MMNQFDREILTHHTRRHFFSRAATGLGVAALGSLIGREALAAAPGVGGFPNHAPKAKRVIYLYMAGGPSQFESFDNKPELRKQDKKSLPEDLAKGVKLAFLQNSTLTCKGSEIGFDRYGQSGQEISDLFPHLQKLADELCIIRTLQTEQVNHDPAHTFMNTGTAITGRPSMGSWCSYGLGSPADNLPAFVVMRSGDEGQPVPTTGWHNGFLPGVHQGVEFYGTGLPLNYINSPAGIDRGSQRRTLDAIAGMNQIYNQQMLDPEIATRIDQYELAFKMQMSVPALANFAEETVATRGMYGIKNQPDGSFGSNCLMARRMVERGVRFVQLYHTGWDHHGAVTSGMKKLTKQVDLGCAALLKDLKQRGLLEDTLVIWGGEFGRTPMSQGSGRDHHIKSGAMWMAGGGVRPGITYGKTDPLGFTAAEDPFHVHDFHATVMHLLGIEHKRLTFKYKGRNFRLTDVHGHVIKKILA is encoded by the coding sequence ATGATGAATCAATTCGATCGCGAAATCCTTACTCACCACACCCGACGCCATTTCTTTAGCAGAGCGGCGACCGGGCTTGGTGTGGCTGCACTAGGGAGTTTGATCGGTCGCGAAGCTTTGGCCGCTGCTCCAGGTGTTGGGGGCTTTCCGAATCATGCTCCCAAAGCGAAGCGTGTGATTTATCTCTACATGGCGGGTGGGCCGAGTCAGTTTGAATCGTTTGACAACAAGCCGGAGCTACGCAAGCAAGACAAGAAGTCTCTGCCGGAGGACTTGGCCAAAGGCGTGAAGTTGGCGTTTTTGCAGAACTCGACGCTGACTTGCAAGGGCTCGGAGATCGGCTTTGATCGCTATGGCCAATCGGGGCAGGAGATTTCCGACCTCTTTCCGCACCTGCAAAAGCTGGCCGACGAGCTGTGCATCATTCGCACGCTACAAACTGAGCAAGTGAACCATGACCCGGCTCATACGTTCATGAACACCGGCACCGCAATCACGGGTAGGCCGAGTATGGGCTCCTGGTGCTCTTATGGCTTGGGGAGCCCAGCGGATAATCTTCCCGCGTTCGTCGTGATGCGTTCAGGTGATGAAGGACAGCCGGTGCCCACAACGGGTTGGCACAACGGTTTTTTGCCCGGCGTGCATCAGGGGGTCGAGTTCTACGGCACTGGATTACCGTTGAACTACATCAATTCGCCCGCAGGGATTGATCGAGGGAGCCAGCGGCGGACGCTCGACGCGATTGCTGGGATGAATCAGATCTACAACCAGCAGATGCTCGACCCTGAGATCGCTACGCGAATCGATCAATACGAGCTCGCGTTTAAAATGCAGATGAGTGTTCCCGCGCTCGCAAATTTCGCTGAAGAGACTGTCGCGACGCGAGGGATGTACGGTATTAAGAATCAACCCGATGGGAGCTTTGGTTCCAACTGCCTGATGGCGAGGCGGATGGTGGAACGCGGAGTTCGCTTCGTGCAGCTCTACCACACCGGTTGGGATCATCACGGTGCGGTGACCAGCGGCATGAAGAAGCTCACCAAACAGGTCGATCTAGGGTGCGCGGCCTTGCTGAAAGATCTCAAGCAGCGTGGGCTGCTCGAAGATACTCTGGTGATCTGGGGCGGCGAGTTTGGCCGCACGCCAATGTCGCAGGGCTCAGGTCGCGATCATCATATCAAGAGCGGTGCGATGTGGATGGCCGGCGGCGGCGTGAGGCCGGGCATCACCTACGGCAAGACCGACCCGCTGGGCTTCACCGCTGCGGAAGATCCCTTCCACGTCCACGACTTTCACGCCACCGTGATGCATCTGCTGGGCATCGAGCATAAGCGGCTGACCTTCAAGTACAAGGGCCGCAACTTTCGGTTGACCGACGTGCATGGGCATGTGATCAAGAAAATTTTGGCGTGA
- a CDS encoding PSD1 and planctomycete cytochrome C domain-containing protein, which yields MLVASCYPLVSTAAERDTTVLFNRDVRPILSENCYFCHGPDKDNRRAELRLDTFEGATEDRGDYAAIVPGKAEASELVARILSNDPDLKMPPSDSVYSLTDQQKETLRRWIEQGAEYQEHWAFRKLERPPVEGEVDGPAAIDTFLERRWRSEQAQPVEEATPRELIRRLSYDLRGLPPTYEEVKRFEADPSMAAFDRLVDQWMDSLEYAEHQAVQWLDLVRWADSSGMVSDEPIASGAYRAYVINAIRDNMPFDRFTIEQLAGDLLPNPTDEQLISSGYNRIVKTNCEAGVIDKEALYALKGEHVRAVGTVWLGLTTGCAECHDHKYDPLTAKDYYSLAAFFDDLVETGVYTPGDRRVPLHYVYQQDKKSELDKRLERQVAELYEQIHNPKDELAAKLEANQSDWELDIRAKLKDAQQQVDFKWIPAVPHAPRQVGGEFDTTSWQGRTARVVTGESEKWKRHYIAESMTGYSKRDFPGKEGAFYAEVYIDPDNPPEHLAVQILHGAYGRMGWKPDYDEAYYWGKKDKALFETAKDWMNPKRLVHLGELPKAGGWVRLRIPKSKFVKANDHECVGMAWAQRGGRVGWGESGWEVRADKAQELRLGETMIRRWREKPIYRMTFEKRMSLPKQALMTAAARRNALQKEIAQAVYFEQSQPELMTQLREMENQLYGLRRESMPVLVSKSGEPKETRLVNRGNFMDTTGPIVGPAVPEFLGSVGEDGKRPTRLDLAQWLVSEENPLTPRVFVNRLWKQFYGRGISETLEDSGGQGDWPSHPELLDWLAAEFVESGWDRNHMVKLLVSTNAYRLSSKPTPDLAKRDPGNRWHARQSRHRHTAEEIRDSALQAAGLLQLTDEVPVASFYPYQPKKYWEVSSKIMWGSRHMLWKTSEQASQYQRTLYTFWKRQNIHPALLAFDAPTRQECTARRNQTNTPGQALTLLNDPQFVEAARALAERTLKAEAVDDAERLRLAFEWTLQREPKQEELALLTDLLREQRRHYKNNPKAAQQLLEVGQIEAESSVDAAELAAWTIVSRGLLNLHEFITRT from the coding sequence GTGTTGGTCGCTTCATGCTACCCGCTCGTCTCGACCGCTGCCGAGCGTGACACAACCGTCTTGTTCAATCGAGATGTCCGCCCCATCCTGAGCGAAAACTGCTACTTCTGCCACGGTCCCGATAAGGACAACCGTCGTGCCGAACTACGGTTGGACACATTTGAGGGCGCAACCGAAGACCGGGGAGACTACGCGGCGATCGTTCCAGGCAAGGCAGAGGCATCTGAGCTCGTTGCCCGGATTCTCTCAAACGACCCTGATCTGAAAATGCCACCCAGCGATTCGGTCTATTCGCTGACTGATCAGCAGAAAGAAACCCTCAGGCGTTGGATTGAGCAAGGAGCCGAGTATCAGGAACATTGGGCGTTCCGCAAGCTCGAACGACCGCCAGTCGAGGGTGAAGTCGATGGTCCTGCCGCCATTGATACATTCTTGGAGAGGCGTTGGCGAAGCGAACAGGCACAGCCGGTTGAAGAAGCAACGCCCCGCGAATTAATTCGCCGGCTCAGCTACGATCTACGCGGCTTGCCACCGACCTACGAAGAAGTAAAGAGGTTTGAGGCGGATCCCTCGATGGCAGCGTTTGATCGACTGGTCGATCAGTGGATGGATTCACTGGAATATGCTGAACACCAAGCCGTGCAGTGGCTTGACCTTGTCCGCTGGGCTGACTCCTCAGGCATGGTGAGTGACGAGCCGATCGCCTCGGGCGCGTATCGTGCTTATGTGATCAACGCGATTCGCGACAACATGCCGTTCGATCGGTTCACGATCGAACAGCTCGCCGGCGACTTGCTTCCTAATCCGACCGACGAGCAATTGATTTCTTCGGGCTACAACCGAATCGTCAAAACAAATTGCGAGGCGGGAGTGATTGATAAAGAAGCACTCTACGCCCTCAAGGGTGAACACGTTCGCGCGGTCGGTACCGTTTGGTTGGGGCTGACAACCGGTTGCGCGGAGTGCCACGATCACAAGTACGATCCACTTACCGCCAAAGATTATTACAGCTTGGCAGCGTTCTTTGATGACTTGGTCGAGACAGGTGTCTACACGCCCGGTGATCGTCGCGTGCCGTTGCATTACGTTTATCAGCAGGATAAGAAGAGCGAGCTCGATAAGCGATTAGAACGCCAAGTTGCCGAGTTGTACGAGCAAATCCATAACCCAAAAGACGAACTCGCAGCAAAGCTTGAGGCTAATCAGTCTGATTGGGAATTGGACATCCGCGCGAAGCTGAAAGACGCGCAACAGCAAGTCGATTTTAAGTGGATCCCTGCAGTACCCCATGCACCGCGTCAGGTGGGAGGGGAATTCGACACGACGAGTTGGCAAGGTCGCACTGCTCGAGTGGTCACAGGCGAGTCAGAGAAGTGGAAACGTCATTACATCGCTGAGAGCATGACTGGCTATTCCAAACGTGACTTCCCCGGCAAGGAAGGAGCCTTCTACGCCGAGGTATATATCGACCCAGACAATCCTCCGGAGCATCTGGCTGTTCAGATCTTGCATGGTGCCTATGGCCGCATGGGGTGGAAGCCCGACTATGACGAGGCCTACTACTGGGGCAAAAAAGACAAAGCTCTTTTCGAGACAGCCAAAGATTGGATGAATCCCAAACGGTTAGTTCACCTGGGCGAGCTGCCGAAAGCGGGTGGTTGGGTGCGCTTACGAATCCCCAAGAGCAAGTTCGTCAAAGCGAACGACCATGAGTGCGTTGGCATGGCATGGGCACAGCGGGGGGGGCGTGTTGGTTGGGGCGAAAGTGGCTGGGAAGTGCGGGCGGACAAAGCGCAGGAACTTCGTCTCGGCGAAACCATGATCCGCCGCTGGCGGGAGAAGCCGATCTACCGCATGACCTTTGAAAAACGAATGAGCTTGCCGAAGCAGGCCCTCATGACCGCGGCGGCTCGACGCAATGCCTTACAGAAAGAAATCGCGCAGGCGGTTTATTTTGAACAGTCGCAGCCTGAGTTGATGACGCAGTTGCGGGAGATGGAGAACCAGCTTTACGGCCTCCGCCGCGAGAGTATGCCGGTGCTAGTGAGCAAATCGGGAGAGCCGAAGGAGACGCGACTAGTCAATCGGGGCAACTTCATGGACACGACGGGGCCGATCGTTGGCCCTGCGGTTCCAGAGTTCTTAGGTTCTGTCGGCGAAGATGGCAAGCGTCCAACGCGTTTAGATTTGGCACAGTGGTTAGTGTCAGAGGAAAACCCTCTCACGCCACGGGTGTTCGTCAATCGGCTTTGGAAGCAATTCTACGGCCGCGGCATCAGTGAGACGCTCGAGGATAGTGGCGGGCAGGGGGATTGGCCTTCGCATCCGGAGTTGCTGGATTGGTTGGCTGCGGAATTCGTTGAGAGTGGTTGGGACCGCAATCACATGGTCAAGCTGTTGGTTTCGACCAACGCGTATCGTCTGAGTTCCAAGCCCACACCCGATTTGGCGAAGCGCGATCCGGGCAACCGCTGGCACGCGCGGCAAAGCCGTCATCGGCATACGGCGGAAGAGATTCGCGATTCGGCGTTGCAAGCGGCTGGCCTATTGCAGTTGACTGACGAAGTGCCGGTGGCAAGCTTCTATCCGTATCAGCCGAAGAAGTATTGGGAAGTATCGAGCAAGATTATGTGGGGTAGTCGTCACATGCTGTGGAAGACCTCGGAGCAGGCATCGCAGTATCAGCGAACGCTCTACACCTTTTGGAAGCGACAAAACATTCACCCAGCACTCTTGGCTTTCGACGCACCCACGCGGCAAGAGTGCACGGCAAGAAGAAACCAGACCAACACGCCGGGGCAGGCACTGACGTTGCTCAACGATCCGCAGTTTGTTGAGGCAGCTCGCGCACTGGCAGAGAGAACACTCAAGGCGGAGGCAGTGGACGACGCCGAGCGACTACGCCTCGCCTTTGAGTGGACGTTACAACGAGAGCCAAAACAAGAGGAGTTGGCTCTTCTTACAGATCTGCTCCGCGAGCAACGCAGGCACTACAAGAACAACCCCAAGGCAGCCCAACAGCTTTTAGAAGTAGGTCAAATCGAGGCAGAAAGCTCAGTCGATGCTGCTGAGTTAGCGGCTTGGACGATCGTCTCACGCGGACTGCTTAATTTGCATGAGTTTATTACCCGAACTTAA
- the preA gene encoding NAD-dependent dihydropyrimidine dehydrogenase subunit PreA, giving the protein MPTLETTIDGMKLPNPFVIGSGPPGTNANVIGKAFDEGWGAVICKTVSLDASKVINVQPRYVRLRSRESNEIYGWENIELISDRSFETWLDEFKQIKDKYPEGILIASVMEEYNKDAWQEIIGRCEEVGVDSFELNMSCPHGLPERRMGAAMGENADILEEVCGWVMEVAKRPVWAKLTPNVTHIEDPTRAALRAGCQGVAAINTIRSVIGVDLDTLRPEPSVEGYTTPGGYSCQAVMPIALRMCMEISTCIDKEFPGRTLSGIGGVETGNDAAQFILLGADTVQVCTGVMKMGYRCVAEMKEQLLAFMEKHNFETLEDFKGHSLQFFTTHADLVKRQAEARAAKKAEHEKKQMIKQDAEWDGDDFVEQSDALARG; this is encoded by the coding sequence ATGCCAACACTCGAAACCACCATCGATGGAATGAAACTCCCAAATCCGTTCGTGATTGGTTCGGGCCCTCCGGGTACCAATGCCAACGTGATCGGTAAGGCCTTCGACGAAGGCTGGGGGGCAGTCATTTGCAAGACGGTCAGCCTCGACGCGTCCAAGGTCATTAACGTTCAGCCGCGCTACGTGCGGTTGCGGAGCCGGGAGTCGAATGAAATCTACGGCTGGGAGAACATTGAGCTGATCTCAGATCGCTCTTTTGAGACGTGGCTCGACGAGTTCAAGCAGATTAAAGACAAGTATCCCGAAGGCATCCTCATTGCGTCGGTTATGGAGGAATACAACAAAGACGCTTGGCAGGAAATCATCGGTCGTTGCGAAGAGGTGGGTGTTGACTCGTTTGAACTGAATATGAGTTGTCCGCACGGTTTGCCCGAGCGACGCATGGGCGCGGCGATGGGCGAGAACGCGGATATCCTAGAGGAAGTCTGTGGCTGGGTGATGGAAGTCGCCAAGCGTCCCGTCTGGGCAAAACTCACGCCGAACGTCACTCACATTGAAGATCCGACACGCGCAGCGTTAAGAGCTGGCTGCCAAGGTGTCGCGGCGATTAACACGATTCGCAGCGTAATCGGTGTTGATCTCGACACGCTTCGTCCTGAACCGAGCGTGGAAGGCTACACGACGCCAGGAGGTTACTCCTGTCAAGCGGTGATGCCAATCGCGCTACGGATGTGCATGGAGATATCGACCTGCATCGACAAGGAATTTCCTGGCCGGACGCTGTCAGGGATTGGTGGTGTGGAAACGGGCAACGACGCGGCGCAATTCATTCTGTTGGGGGCGGATACCGTCCAGGTCTGCACCGGCGTGATGAAGATGGGGTACCGTTGTGTCGCAGAGATGAAGGAGCAATTGCTCGCCTTCATGGAGAAGCACAACTTCGAGACGCTCGAAGACTTCAAGGGTCACAGCTTGCAGTTCTTCACGACGCATGCTGATCTTGTGAAACGTCAAGCCGAGGCTCGTGCTGCGAAGAAAGCGGAGCACGAGAAGAAGCAGATGATCAAGCAAGATGCCGAGTGGGACGGGGACGACTTCGTCGAACAGAGCGACGCACTGGCGCGGGGTTGA